A region from the Bacteroidota bacterium genome encodes:
- a CDS encoding DUF2029 domain-containing protein, which translates to MKTVLRDLLLVLLMVTATRLPFIFDGFGVEEDSWGLVVNAYEMKESGEYRASRFPGHPLQEYAYRAVYNQPAWVWNLMSVAMSVAAVMFFHLALRKLKLSAAWPVTVMLAFTPVFFLAGTYTIDYAWTLAFVTGSFWLLCERRFLWSGVLLGMAVGCRLTTAVFVLPWFLLLWNRMDPWGSVKLWLRMAVPAGIIGVLWFVPAFVVYGKTFFDYSDQFPYPPLAKIVYKASVGVFGLIGIVALLYAAVAGIRNWRSRNLQGNALFTEKRLLAVCGVIVLLHIASYLRLPQKAGYMLPMVPFVLLAAGTLLTLKQSRIVAALFLIAPFLFSINLTDPMRGSEASAAAFTFHAAGQEIFLDPLSGPAQSERSKRLNKMAYCNRIMAATDTLSSPALLICGWWYNELKTEHYTRPQSKFVSYRFYETCAVLDSARQKGARIYYLSEQNLYNDQMFGQQCTDSLAKPFPVK; encoded by the coding sequence ATGAAAACTGTACTGCGCGATTTGCTGCTTGTGCTGCTGATGGTAACTGCTACGCGGCTGCCGTTTATTTTTGATGGCTTTGGTGTAGAGGAAGACTCGTGGGGATTGGTTGTGAATGCCTACGAAATGAAGGAAAGCGGCGAGTACCGGGCATCGCGGTTTCCGGGGCATCCGCTGCAGGAATATGCCTACCGCGCTGTATATAACCAGCCTGCCTGGGTATGGAATCTGATGAGTGTGGCAATGAGCGTGGCGGCGGTGATGTTTTTTCATCTTGCCCTGCGCAAACTGAAACTAAGCGCCGCCTGGCCGGTAACGGTAATGCTGGCTTTTACGCCGGTATTTTTTCTGGCTGGTACCTATACGATTGATTATGCGTGGACGCTGGCTTTTGTAACCGGTTCGTTCTGGCTGCTGTGTGAAAGGCGTTTTCTGTGGAGCGGCGTGTTGCTGGGCATGGCGGTAGGATGCCGGCTTACCACGGCCGTATTTGTGCTGCCGTGGTTTTTGCTGCTGTGGAACCGCATGGATCCGTGGGGCAGCGTGAAACTCTGGTTGCGCATGGCGGTACCTGCGGGCATAATTGGCGTACTGTGGTTTGTGCCCGCGTTTGTGGTGTATGGCAAAACGTTTTTCGATTACAGCGATCAGTTTCCGTATCCGCCTTTGGCGAAGATTGTGTATAAAGCCAGCGTTGGCGTGTTTGGTTTAATTGGCATTGTGGCTTTACTCTACGCAGCGGTGGCAGGTATAAGAAACTGGCGCTCACGGAATTTGCAAGGCAATGCATTATTTACCGAAAAACGCCTGCTGGCGGTGTGCGGTGTAATTGTGCTGCTGCACATAGCCTCTTACCTGCGGCTGCCGCAAAAAGCCGGATACATGCTTCCGATGGTGCCGTTTGTATTACTGGCTGCCGGCACGTTGCTCACCCTGAAACAAAGCCGCATAGTGGCCGCATTGTTTCTGATTGCACCTTTTCTGTTCAGCATAAATCTTACCGACCCTATGCGCGGTTCCGAAGCATCGGCAGCGGCTTTTACCTTTCATGCCGCAGGTCAGGAAATCTTTCTCGATCCGCTGAGTGGTCCGGCGCAGTCTGAACGCTCAAAACGACTGAATAAAATGGCCTACTGTAACCGCATAATGGCTGCTACCGATACGCTCAGCTCGCCTGCTCTGCTCATTTGCGGCTGGTGGTACAACGAATTGAAAACGGAACACTACACCCGGCCGCAATCGAAATTTGTGAGCTACAGGTTTTACGAAACCTGCGCCGTGCTGGACAGCGCCCGCCAAAAAGGCGCAAGGATTTATTATCTTTCTGAGCAAAATCTGTACAACGACCAGATGTTTGGTCAGCAATGCACAGATAGTCTGGCCAAACCCTTTCCCGTTAAATAA